A region of Phosphitispora fastidiosa DNA encodes the following proteins:
- a CDS encoding S-layer homology domain-containing protein codes for MKKGNRFIAKMLLTIMLFSLVLPGPAVFAATRPTITVSTPVDDAVVTTNSIAVTGYVTNATILRINGVSVSFGSSGFFSYTVRNLSEGTNSIRISATSSSGYTSNTYLSVHYDPDAVRPVIHISSHDDNEQVYAASQSISGTLTDADSLDVKLNWVTDIPYVPNGSGGFTADVTLVPGDNVIVFTAGNSGLTITETLHLTYTKSSLISDVTVNGIDVNDYITTTTGSVSLAGVAPNADSVAVTLNGDAVNESFAAGVFSATLNLISGANRIAITAEGGGARETRDITIYYGEAGPQVYDVSPEDNSTVYTTSITVKGTVRDAASLTVNGNSTSIAADGTFSRAVTLIANQSNIITIAAASAGGVVTTHNFNVYCETNPVITLEEPDNGDVFYTNSLTVSGKVVNTKSGGLTVNGTVVSFNSSGSFSKTLTMKPGYNTISVKALNSAGVEDVETVTVEYRGGPGIVNLTPEQGVTHTVNSDSVTVTGKVVNIPSGGLKINDSAVSFDSSGNFKKAIALSAGLNEIKITATDGYSTAAATINIRYESGPVIMIISPENGEVVVRDTVTVKGRVLNTERNGLTINDETVSFSSSDGSFSADVELTGIRNEIVINAYNGQKSAEKTLFIYYSGAPSFTILSHSNGDTVDTTDIILEGTVFPADSNDIDSFTVEVNDSVTIARVSLNDGRFRIGPITLKSNKDGSDKENKISLSVTTVPVTITEGEALGFPLSERTNLPRTITLTYTSGPSIAVDSPLEGATIYSNMVTIRGKLKKADFNTLEIDGEETDVRSDGSFSRSVTLKGGKNEIELSASFGEASTTKTLTVYYNTIAKEGSEVRTEVADGDEIKAYDDWIKIKLDAGSVGFNTESLLEVEDPGDLEDAPDQSAFVGPLFRLRWSGDDPVKRYQVTLKYDDVVGEKQAHKITVLFYDTEEDEWQILGGIVDSKSRTVSIKTDREGYFGAAIYFRTFDDVAFHWAQRDIEFLAARGAVTGRTGDRFMPDASVTRAEFVTFMVRTLGLQQYEPEDASYSDVRRRHWAFPYIEAALRAGLVSGVSHDRFAPDRNISREEAAALLARAGNLKTPKEQELTKIFSDFNDAGRISLWAREDVAAAVKAKLMKGFADSTFSPDQNTTRAQAAAMISRLTEVVNKTSRS; via the coding sequence TTGAAAAAAGGGAACAGATTTATAGCCAAAATGCTGCTTACCATCATGCTTTTCAGTCTTGTGTTACCGGGACCGGCTGTGTTTGCGGCAACCAGACCCACCATAACGGTGTCCACGCCGGTCGATGATGCTGTTGTCACCACAAACTCAATAGCTGTAACGGGATATGTGACAAATGCAACAATCCTGAGGATAAATGGCGTTAGTGTTTCCTTTGGAAGCAGCGGTTTTTTTTCGTATACTGTCCGCAACCTGTCAGAGGGTACTAATTCCATCAGGATTTCTGCCACCAGTTCTTCAGGATATACCTCAAATACATATCTTTCCGTACATTATGATCCTGATGCTGTCAGGCCTGTAATACATATTTCCAGTCACGATGACAATGAACAGGTTTATGCGGCAAGCCAAAGTATTAGCGGGACCCTGACTGATGCCGATTCCCTTGACGTTAAGTTAAATTGGGTCACTGACATACCGTACGTCCCTAATGGGAGCGGGGGTTTCACTGCAGATGTGACCCTTGTCCCTGGTGATAATGTGATTGTGTTCACTGCCGGCAACTCCGGGCTCACAATCACCGAAACCCTGCATCTCACCTATACCAAGTCATCTCTTATTTCTGATGTCACAGTAAATGGGATTGATGTTAATGATTATATTACCACAACTACAGGTTCGGTCAGCCTTGCAGGAGTTGCTCCCAATGCAGATTCAGTGGCTGTTACTCTTAACGGGGATGCTGTCAATGAGAGTTTTGCAGCAGGAGTCTTTTCAGCAACTCTGAACCTGATAAGTGGAGCTAACCGGATTGCCATTACCGCGGAGGGGGGCGGGGCAAGGGAAACCAGGGATATTACCATATATTACGGTGAAGCGGGTCCCCAGGTCTATGACGTCTCACCGGAAGACAACAGCACAGTTTATACAACATCTATAACAGTAAAGGGGACGGTCCGCGATGCGGCTTCCCTTACAGTTAACGGAAACAGTACCTCCATAGCCGCAGACGGGACTTTTTCCCGGGCTGTAACCCTTATCGCAAACCAGTCAAATATTATCACCATAGCTGCAGCTTCTGCAGGTGGGGTTGTCACTACACATAACTTCAACGTCTATTGTGAGACCAATCCGGTAATTACCCTTGAGGAACCTGATAATGGCGATGTTTTCTATACAAACAGCCTGACGGTCTCCGGGAAAGTGGTCAATACTAAGTCCGGCGGGCTCACAGTAAATGGGACAGTTGTTTCCTTCAATTCTTCAGGGAGCTTCTCCAAAACCCTGACCATGAAACCCGGATATAATACCATAAGTGTTAAAGCACTGAACTCTGCGGGTGTGGAGGATGTTGAAACTGTTACAGTTGAATATCGCGGGGGACCCGGTATTGTCAATCTTACTCCGGAACAGGGGGTAACTCATACGGTAAACAGCGATTCTGTGACTGTCACCGGAAAGGTTGTCAATATTCCTTCAGGGGGGTTAAAAATAAACGATTCCGCGGTTAGCTTTGACAGTAGCGGGAACTTTAAGAAGGCTATAGCTTTGTCTGCAGGCCTCAATGAAATTAAGATTACTGCCACTGACGGGTATTCTACTGCTGCGGCTACCATAAATATAAGATATGAATCCGGTCCCGTTATTATGATTATCTCTCCTGAAAACGGGGAAGTGGTGGTCAGGGATACAGTAACTGTTAAGGGCAGGGTATTGAACACTGAAAGAAATGGGCTGACAATTAATGATGAAACAGTTTCCTTCAGCAGCAGTGATGGCAGCTTTTCCGCCGACGTGGAACTGACGGGAATTAGGAATGAAATCGTTATTAATGCTTATAACGGGCAAAAATCGGCGGAAAAAACCCTATTCATATATTATAGCGGTGCTCCAAGTTTCACTATATTATCACATAGTAACGGGGACACTGTGGATACGACCGACATCATTCTTGAGGGGACGGTTTTTCCCGCTGATAGTAATGATATTGATTCATTCACCGTTGAGGTGAACGACAGCGTAACTATTGCCAGGGTCAGCTTGAATGATGGCAGGTTTCGTATCGGCCCGATAACCTTGAAGTCAAATAAAGACGGGTCAGACAAAGAAAATAAAATTAGTTTAAGCGTTACCACCGTGCCGGTTACTATTACAGAGGGTGAGGCGCTGGGATTTCCATTAAGTGAACGGACGAACCTTCCTCGCACAATTACACTGACGTATACTAGTGGGCCCTCCATTGCAGTTGACTCTCCCCTTGAAGGGGCCACGATTTATTCCAATATGGTTACTATCAGGGGAAAATTGAAAAAAGCTGATTTCAATACCCTTGAAATTGACGGTGAAGAGACAGATGTCAGGTCTGACGGAAGCTTTTCCCGGAGTGTGACCCTGAAAGGCGGGAAGAATGAAATTGAGCTGAGCGCAAGCTTTGGGGAAGCCTCAACCACCAAGACCCTGACGGTATATTATAATACAATAGCAAAAGAGGGCTCTGAGGTTAGGACAGAGGTCGCCGACGGTGATGAAATCAAGGCCTATGATGACTGGATAAAGATTAAGCTGGATGCGGGTTCAGTAGGTTTCAATACAGAATCACTCCTGGAGGTGGAAGACCCGGGCGACCTGGAGGATGCACCTGACCAGTCCGCCTTCGTGGGGCCCCTGTTCCGCCTGCGCTGGTCGGGAGATGACCCTGTCAAGCGCTATCAGGTTACGCTGAAATATGATGACGTAGTTGGTGAAAAACAGGCTCACAAGATAACGGTGTTGTTTTATGACACGGAAGAGGATGAGTGGCAGATTCTCGGTGGGATAGTTGACTCCAAGAGCCGGACTGTCAGTATTAAGACTGACAGGGAGGGTTACTTTGGCGCAGCTATCTATTTCAGGACCTTTGATGATGTGGCTTTCCACTGGGCTCAAAGGGATATCGAATTCTTAGCGGCTCGCGGGGCAGTAACCGGAAGGACCGGGGACAGATTCATGCCTGATGCCAGTGTTACCAGGGCGGAGTTTGTTACCTTCATGGTACGGACATTGGGACTGCAGCAATACGAGCCGGAGGATGCTTCTTACAGTGATGTGCGCCGGAGGCACTGGGCTTTTCCGTATATTGAGGCTGCCTTGAGGGCCGGGCTGGTTTCCGGCGTGTCTCATGACAGGTTTGCGCCGGACAGGAACATATCCCGGGAAGAGGCTGCCGCGCTGCTGGCCCGCGCAGGTAACCTGAAGACACCTAAGGAGCAGGAACTTACCAAAATTTTCAGTGATTTTAACGATGCCGGCAGGATCAGCCTATGGGCACGGGAAGATGTGGCTGCTGCGGTAAAAGCAAAACTCATGAAGGGGTTTGCTGACAGTACCTTTTCTCCTGACCAAAATACTACCAGAGCGCAGGCAGCTGCAATGATATCGCGGCTGACCGAAGTTGTAAACAAGACCTCCCGCAGCTAG